A stretch of the Aphis gossypii isolate Hap1 chromosome 2, ASM2018417v2, whole genome shotgun sequence genome encodes the following:
- the LOC114129546 gene encoding serine/threonine-protein phosphatase 2A 56 kDa regulatory subunit gamma isoform has translation MPNRILLKKDKDISKSKNVDVKNGSGVEMSGDDVQDGTSTGHSSTAPSPPPTQINKLKLGPITIKREKRQNSSRFNVVATNRELQVLQSLNEASASEREQLLIQKMQQCCVLFDFISDPQSDLKWKEIKRETLHEMVDYLSSNHGSVLTEAIYPEAVRMFGVNLFRSLPPSSNPNGAEFDPEEDEPLLEAAWPHLQLVYEFFLRFLESQDFQPHIAKNYIDQKFVLQLLELFDSEDPRERDFLKTILHRIYGKFLSLRAYIRKQINNIFYSFIYETEHHNGIAELLEILGSIVNGFALPLKEEHKVFLLKVLLPLHKVKSLSVYHPQLAYCIVQFLEKDPSLTEPVIRSLLKFWPKTHSPKEVMFLNELEEILDIIEPLEFRKVLKPLIHQLARCVSSQHFQVAERALYFWNNEYIMSLMSENVDEILPIMFPVLYKNSKTHWNKNIHGLMYNALKIFTETNPVLFHTCTQQFKEDRKTEVDKLKKRDEKWHRVEELAKRNPNFTVSIDSSLSYYTDFARSPINDLDPTIDLKNLEEDTKYHIDTDNRKNRKEKPLLRRKSELPHDTYTLRALNDHKRADEYLATPPDVNKC, from the exons ATGccaaatagaatattattaaaaaaagacaaG GATATTTCCAAgtctaaaaatgttgatgtaaAAAATGGATCAGGAGTAGAAATGTCTGGAGATGAT gtacaaGATGGCACTTCTACTGGACATTCGAGTACTGCTCCCAGTCCTCCACCAAcacaaataaacaaacttaAATTAGGACCAATCACAATTAAAAGAGAGAAAAGACAAAACTCTTCACGATTTAATGTTGTAGCTACCAATCGCGAACTTCAAGTTCTACAATCACTTAATG aaGCCAGTGCGTCTGAAAGAGAACAGTTACTTATTCAGAAAATGCAACAGTGCTGTGTCTTATTTGACTTTATTTCGGATCCACAGTCTGATCTAAAATGGAAGGAAATCAAGCGAGAAACATTACATGAAATGGTAGATTATTTGTCATCTAACCATGGGAGTGTACTTACTGAAGCTATATACCCTGAAGCTGTTAGAATG ttTGGAGTAAATCTATTTCGTAGTCTGCCTCCATCAAGCAATCCAAATGGTGCAGAGTTTGATCCAGAGGAGGATGAACCTCTATTAGAAGCAGCTTGGCCTCATTTACAACTGGTATATGAGTTCTTTCTAAGGTTTTTAGAGTCTCAAGATTTTCAGCCCCATATAGcaaaaaactatattgatCAGAAATTTGTTCTTCAG TTGTTAGAGCTTTTTGATTCAGAAGATCCACGAGAGAGAgactttttgaaaactatactGCATCGTATTTatggtaaatttttaagtttgcgAGCGTATATACGAAAACAGATAAACAACATATTCTACAG ttttatttatgaaacagAACATCATAATGGCATTGCAGAgcttttagaaattttaggaag taTTGTCAATGGTTTTGCATTGCCTTTAAAAGAGGAGCACAAAGTATTCTTGCTAAAAGTTCTATTGCCGTTACATAAAGTGAAATCATTATCTGTGTATCATCCACAATTGGCTTATTGTATTGTACAGTTCCTTGAAAAAGATCCATCTCTTACAGAACCAGTTATCAGAagtttattaaagttttggCCTAAAACACATTCCCCAAAAGaa GTCATGTTTCTCAATGAATTAGAAGAAATATTGGATATAATTGAACCATTGGAATTTCGAAAAGTGCTAAAACCATTAATACACCAATTAGCTAGATGTGTCTCCAgtcaacattttcaa gTTGCAGAAAGAGCACTTTACTTTTGGAACAATGAGTACATAATGTCACTGATGTCTGAGAATGTTGATGAGATTTTACCAATCATGTTTCCAGTGTTAtacaaaaattctaaaactcATTGGAATAa aAATATACATGGTTTAATGTacaatgcattaaaaatattcactgaAACTAATCCTGTACTATTTCATACATGTACACAACAATTTAAAGAAGATAGGAAGAC tGAAGTGGACAAGTTAAAAAAACGAGATGAAAAGTGGCATCGAGTTGAAGAGTTGGCTAAAAGGAATCCCAATTTTACAGTATCCATTGATAGTAGTTTGTCATATTATACTGATTTTGCAAGGTCGCCAATTAATGATTTAGACCCAACTattgatttgaaaaatttagaaGAGGATACAAAGTATCATATTGATAcagat aaccGTAAAAATCGAAAAGAAAAACCTTTATTGAGACGTAAATCTGAATTACCACATGACACATACACTTTGAGGGCATTAAATGATCATAAGAGAGCTGATGAATATCTAGCTACACCACCTGATGTTAATAAATGCTAG